In Betta splendens chromosome 19, fBetSpl5.4, whole genome shotgun sequence, the following proteins share a genomic window:
- the si:ch73-103b11.2 gene encoding golgin subfamily B member 1 isoform X5, protein MEAGCFWHQREPILTILYTDHGGIIGGLYTVLRSAKWQRRFFVLYEHGLLRYALDEMSSTLPQGTINMNQCSDVIDGESRTGQKNSLCILTPENEHFIRAECKEIINGWQEALTVYPRTNKQNQKKKRKVDPPTHQGGVTQSLCFSTGDMNGHRSLCDLTSHYILSSVNRLLATKTLSQEPGPAKVTVTSSSGGSIPCLSSSIASAERVPMSRATLWQEESRWSRATIPYSRSASCISQLGQSQPDSSITTQDDCGTVTIGRKVRVESGYFSLEKTKSEPSPQSAHQSQPLQPPQHLPLSSSVSSSSLGAPNSRYNSESEPQTSPCQPSQDPLRSPGALVSPSYSTISSSQSSLESEPSSTTPTWEGHSGSGGSISGGGRVGRSGREYAALSDVPRARRLNYREAFRSEKKRQELRARTRSPGREEVARLFGEERRRSQIISRFEDGQPVDRMDTNNTSEPSATTLLIQRQGRSERRYLANKHEMSLDAGKDRSAPDVSSSTFANLRRAKSLDRRVTESSMTPDLLNFKKGWMTKLYEDGVWKKHWFVLTDQSLKYYKDSIAEEASELDGEIDLSTCYDVKEFPVQRNYGFQILCKEGACTLSAMTSGIRRNWIQAIMKNVRPTIAPDVTRKNISLKLSVLKPRSLPDENLKAQVMLEQCRQAIPEPSIGNELPKPDVHSQPAGTNASTPPSEPRKSRVRERRREGRSKTYDWSEFKMEQSGKPVKERADTVDLSSSFSTTSSYCSPSSSPSSLASSPVSSSSLQTSSVSCANPSTEVEKENVRRAVPLQRASAVSHMPNAVTITSGLNATPLVQPSFPDSQEQGKMEVDHPASMHTDGEDKDNRTSEVQEEIEQRWHQVETIPLREEKQVPITTALGNSDRLPSGELAALLDKELGQKQKELDQLQKENNILKEKLEDALGREHSAREGYILQSATSPSSSPHKVPLPRLHKLNQDLQGELESQKRKQDLAQQQIRSLKRSYTEAQDVVDRHEADIQALQAKLTSAMAEILASEQAVARMRNELKLEQERSREQDDEHGHKEATLRAQLKDSEGRLREVEASLLERNQALRHLEHQQALQRDNVREIQRLQERLQEVTARLDATEEGQALKEERLRREQHSMQESHERERQNLCRRLAEAEAVRKEMDDRLLEAEQQIEALLRGRQTLGGKECKEEMLKLQEELAQKTDLVDSLRESVRRLEEEKDHLTCRCQELLNQIAEADREVNKLRSRLETEETDYYKLEQSYERATQEFQKMSQFLREKEEEIRQTKEMYERLVEHKEKDLKEALIKMTALGNSLEETEQKLQAKEELLCQMSQSLLDKVESCTAEKDLQAKLVVAEVRIAELEQHLSALQLGYADLGMDKPQSPVQDIEDKTSQSLACDLATKTENSQDDKESHAKRPRIRFSSIQCQKYSLEGLDSANANNTFVVTGEKGDQEKKEFIHLTEGNHSSEVTFSQTSDPEKFISIIHALETKLFATEEKLKNLTQNLEDQRFPQTEDVSKIELKLSIKKPHTDKDASCESSASKYYTKALVFVENSREKVRAILSGSQDTTGAQLHSLSEIESDLFNASLHIQQGQKSLELRSAATHQEETPDNLDQEALYLFAKTLSLEAVVLNKMALLIQTSKPDLLQALGEIWDDIENIKRSDKDCLAIVYADVLTRKLMLECAFWKDLETAETNVANTKDGGLSADVDVAASDIFNTFIKAELVYSVENLKQSYEEKFKMLKKELDEAHGNLFQREMALKAIIEASKRPDLKNVIKEVKKNFGYSKQKLADIRPPELAPYMEQIELEAARDLAEEIVDRHLTEEIPFCGVGSIQSLQNAHDNLANELQRQADILHKYAQEIESGVSHPGLAKMIHAVLGQQTSRNFTSASICMREALIQAQVAYVACRFRAMHEQDLVWCKQTGQNMDALVQQHSYNVSAIQEKFEASIREERLNFTRTVASLQTENETLKTEISKRVSQLSRQQEHLSLLEERYQKTTEEMKQKHMEELSQAEQSRASTELVLMETTADSQRKLEVLLVDMDTMEERHESHVRKLEEQFEHRIRELQQIHKEELEKLHSQYMENIQHVKESRRAKEAPEVSHIPTSEETVLPMEEEEQGKWEEAQNMSELDSMVVLKDRIQELETQMNTMRDELENKHLEGDVVSLREKYQRDFESLKATCERGFAAMEETHQKVIEDLHRQHQREISKLMEERERLLAEETAATIAAIEAMKNAHKEELEKTQRSQLSGLNSDIDELRLQYEEELQSIQRELEVLSEQYSQKCLENAHLAQALEAERQALRQCQRENQELNAHNQELNNRLSAEITRMRSCFSGETAMSPLTQGKDVYELEVLLRIKESEIQYLKQEIHSLKDELQSALRDKKYATDKYKDIYTELSIVKAKADCDISKLREKLLIATEALGERTVDGSASSGYDIMKSKSNPDFMKKEQFTTSKQLRGIRSKSLKEGLTVQERMKLFEAKDSKKI, encoded by the exons TCCAGCACTCTACCCCAGGGTACAATCAATATGAACCAATGCTCCGACGTCATCGATGGAGAGTCCAGGACAGGTCAGAAGAACTCCCTGTGTATCCTGACACCTGAGAATGAGCACTTCATACGGGCTGAATGCAAAGAAATCATCAACGG GTGGCAGGAAGCTCTGACAGTGTATCcaaggacaaacaaacagaaccagaagaagaaACGCAAGGTTGATCCTCCCACTCACCAG GGTGGAGTAACTCAAAGCCTGTGTTTTTCTACTGGAGACATGAATGGACACCGA TCTCTCTGTGACCTTACCTCCCATTATATCCTTTCCTCTGTCAATCGTCTCCTTGCAACCAAAACCCTTTCCCAGGAGCCTGGTCCTGCCAAGGTGACTGTgaccagcagcagtggaggcagCATCCCGTGCCTGTCTAGCAGTATTGCCAGTGCTGAGCGCGTCCCAATGAGCCGTGCAACTCTATGGCAGGAGGAGAGCCGCTGGAGCAGGGCCACCATACCCTACAGCCGCAGTGCCTCCTGTATCAGCCAGCTGGGTCAGAGCCAGCCAGACTCCAGTATTACTACTCAAGATG ACTGTGGCACCGTGACCATTGGACGCAAGGTACGAGTGGAAAGTGGTTACTTTTCCCTGGAGAAGACAAAGTCAGAACCTTCTCCACAGTCTGCACACCAATCCCAGCCCCTCCAACCACCCCAGCATCTGCCCCTGTCCTCTTCAGTGTCTTCTTCCTCATTAGGAGCTCCTAATTCCAGGTACAACTCTGAGTCAGAACCCCAAACTTCCCCTTGTCAACCCTCCCAAGATCCTCTCCGTTCTCCAGGTGCACTTGTTTCCCCCAGCTACTCCACCATCAGCTCTTCACAGAGCTCACTGGAGTCTGAACCTAGCAGCACTACGCCAACCTGGGAAGGACACAGTGGTAGTGGAGGCAGTAttagtggaggaggcagagtgggCCGTTCTGGCCGGGAATATGCGGCACTGTCGGATGTGCCCCGGGCTCGCAGACTGAATTACCGAGAAGCATTCCGCTCAGAGAAAAAGCGGCAAGAGTTGAGGGCACGGACACGGAGTCCTGGCAGAGAAGAGGTGGCTCGGCTGTTTGGGGAGGAGCGCAG GCGTTCTCAAATCATCAGTCGATTCGAGGATGGTCAACCCGTAGATCGTATGGACACGAACAACACCAGTGAGCCCTCCGCTACCACATTGCTAATCCAAAGACAGGGCCGCAGCGAAAGACGCTATCTAGCCAACAAACAT GAGATGTCACTGGATGCAGGGAAGGACCGTTCAGCGCCTGATGTATCCAGTTCCACTTTTGCCAACTTAAGAAGAGCCAAGTCACTGGATCGGAGAGTCACAGAATCCTCAATGACT CCAGATCTGCTGAACTTTAAAAAGGGATGGATGACCAAGCTGTATGAAGATGGAGTG TGGAAGAAACACTGGTTTGTTTTGACTGACCAGAGTCTGAAGTACTATAAGGACTCAATAGCTGAGGAG gcTTCAGAACTGGATGGTGAGATTGACCTTTCCACATGTTATGATGTCAAAGAGTTTCCAGTCCAGAGAAATTATGGCTTTCAGATTCTG TGTAAAGAGGGAGCATGCACTTTGTCAGCCATGACCTCTGGAATCCGTCGCAACTGGATTCAGGCCATTATGAAGAATGTGCGACCAACCATTGCCCCAGATGTCACCCG GAAAAACATCTCTCTGAAACTATCCGTTCTCAAGCCCAG ATCCCTCCCTGATGAGAATCTGAAAGCCCAGGTAATGTTGGAACAATGTAGACAGGCCATACCCGAGCCAAGTATTGGCAATGAGCTCCCCAAGCCTGATGTCCACAGCCAGCCAGCTGGCACCAATGCCTCTACCCCTCCGTCTGAGCCCCGTAAAAGCAGAGTGCGCGAGCGCAGAAGGGAGGGGCGCTCAAAGACTTATGACTGGTCTGAGTTCAAAATGGAACAGTCGGGAAAGCCTGTAAAGGAACGAGCAGACACTGTTGACCTTAGCTCGTCCTTCTCCACAACCTCCTCGTATtgctcaccctcctcctcaccttcatcgttagcctcctctcctgtctccagctcctctctacAAACATCCTCGGTGTCATGTGCCAATCCATCTACGGAAGTAGAAAAGGAAAATGTTAGGAGAGCTGTCCCTCTCCAGAGAGCATCAGCTGTATCCCACATGCCAAATGCTGTTACCATAACTTCAGGACTTAATGCTACACCTCTGGTACAGCCGTCATTCCCTGATAGTCAAGAACAAGGCAAGATGGAAGTAGACCACCCTGCATCCATGCACACTGATGGTGAAGACAAGGACAACAGAACCTCAGAGGTCCAGGAGGAAATCGAGCAGCGATGGCATCAGGTGGAAACAATACCACTAAGAGAGGAGAAGCAAGTGCCCATTACTACAGCCTTAGGAAACTCTGACAGATTGCCTTCTGGTGAACTCGCTGCACTACTAGACAAAGAG TTGggacagaagcagaaggagcttGACCAACTACAGAAGGAGAACAACATTTTGAAAGAGAAGCTGGAAGACGCTCTAGGGAGAGAACACAGTGCCAGAGAGGGCTATATACTGCAG AGTGCAACATCCCCTTCCTCCTCACCGCACAAAGTGCCATTGCCACGCTTGCACAAGCTTAATCAAGATTTGCAGGGTGAATTGGAATCCCAAAAACGCAAGCAGGACCTTGCTCAGCAACAGATTCGGTCACTTAAGAGAAGCTACACTGAAGCACAGGATGTCGTAGACCGGCATGAGGCTGACATTCAGGCTCTGCAGGCTAAACTAACATCTGCAATGGCTGAAATCTTAGCTAGTGAGCAGGCTGTGGCGCGAATGCGCAATGAGCTCAAGCTAGAGCAGGAGCGTTCAAGGGAGCAAGATGATGAACATGGACATAAGGAGGCCACTCTTCGAGCCCAGCTGAAAGACAGTGAAGGGAGACTCCGTGAAGTTGAGGCAAGCCTTTTAGAGAGGAACCAAGCCCTCAGACACCTAGAGCACCAGCAGGCCTTGCAACGAGACAATGTGAGAGAGATCCAGCGATTGCAGGAGAGGCTGCAAGAGGTGACCGCTCGACTTGATGCTACTGAAGAGGGCCAGGCTCTGAAGGAGGAACGCTTGAGAAGGGAGCAGCATAGCATGCAAGAGAGTCACGAAAGGGAAAGGCAGAATCTGTGTAGAAGATTGGCAGAGGCTGAAGCTGTACGGAAAGAGATGGACGACAGACTGCtggaagctgagcagcagataGAGGCCCTGTTAAGAGGGAGGCAGACCTTGGGAGGAAAAGAATGTAAGGAGGAAATGCTGAAGTTACAAGAGGAGTTGGCCCAAAAAACTGATTTAGTTGATTCACTGAGGGAGAGTGTGCGTAGActagaggaagagaaagaccATCTCACTTGCCGCTGTCAGGAGCTTCTTAACCAGATTGCAGAAGCAGATCGTGAGGTGAATAAGCTCCGCAGTCGTCTAGAAACTGAAGAGACTGATTACTACAAACTGGAGCAGTCATATGAGAGAGCTACCCAAGAATTTCAAAAAATGAGCCAGTTCCttagagaaaaggaggaggagattagGCAGACTAAGGAGATGTATGAGAGGTTGGTGGAACACAAGGAAAAAGACCTAAAAGAGGCACTTATTAAAATGACAGCACTTGGGAACAGCTTGGAGGAAACTGAACAGAAATTGCAAGCTAAGGAGGAACTCCTGTGCCAAATGAGCCAGAGCCTCTTGGATAAGGTTGAGTCTTGTACGGCTGAAAAGGATTTACAGGCTAAGCTTGTGGTTGCAGAGGTCCGTATTGCAGAGTTAGAGCAGCATCTTAGTGCCTTGCAGCTGGGTTATGCAGACCTAGGTATGGACAAGCCACAATCCCCAGTGCAAGACATCGAGGATAAAACATCACAGTCCTTAGCCTGTGACTTGGCAACCAAGACAGAGAACTCCCAAGATGATAAGGAATCTCATGCTAAAAGACCAAGGATACGTTTTTCCAGTATTCAGTGCCAAAAATACAGCTTAGAGGGTCTGGACAGTGCCAACGCAAACAACACTTTTGTTGTAACAGGAGAAAAGGGTGaccaagaaaaaaaggaattcATTCACCTAACTGAAGGAAATCACTCTTCTGAAGTCACATTTTCCCAAACTAGTGACCCAGAGAAGTTCATCTCCATTATACATGCCCTAGAGACTAAACTGTTTGCCAcagaagaaaaactaaaaaaccTTACTCAAAATCTAGAAGATCAGCGATTCCCACAAACAGAAGACGTGTCCAAGATTGAGCTAAAGTTGTCGATAAAGAAACCTCACACAGACAAAGATGCTAGTTGTGAAAGTTCTGCCAGTAAGTATTATACCAAGGCCCTGGTGTTTGTGGAAAATAGTCGTGAGAAAGTCAGGGCTATTCTCAGTGGCTCTCAAGACACTACTGGTGCACAGCTTCATTCACTGTCGGAGATAGAGAGCGATTTGTTCAATGCGTCACTACACATCCAACAGGGACAGAAGTCACTGGAGCTGCGTTCAGCAGCTACTCATCAGGAAGAAACACCGGACAATCTGGACCAAGAAGCTTTGTACCTCTTTGCTAAAACCTTGTCTTTAGAGGCCGTAGTTCTGAATAAGATGGCTTTGCTTATACAGACCTCAAAGCCTGATCTCCTACAAGCTCTTGGGGAGATATGGGATGACATAGAAAATATTAAAAGGAGTGACAAGGATTGTTTGGCTATTGTCTACGCTGATGTCTTGACCAGAAAATTGATGTTGGAGTGTGCTTTTTGGAAAGACCTGGAGACAGCGGAGACAAATGTTGCAAATACCAAAGATGGCGGCTTGTCTGCTGATGTAGATGTAGCTGCCTCAGACATCTTCAATACCTTCATTAAAGCAGAGCTGGTGTACTCTGTTGAAAACCTCAAACAAAGCTATGAAGAAAAATTCAAAATGCTGAAGAAGGAGTTAGACGAAGCTCACGGTAACTTGTTTCAAAGGGAAATGGCCCTGAAAGCAATTATTGAGGCTTCTAAAAGGCCAGACttgaaaaatgtaataaaagaaGTCAAAAAGAACTTTGGGTATAGTAAACAAAAATTAGCTGACATTCGTCCCCCTGAGCTTGCTCCCTACATGGAGCAGATTGAGTTGGAAGCAGCTCGAGACTTGGCTGAGGAAATTGTAGACAGACACTTGACTGAAGAAATTCCCTTCTGTGGTGTCGGCTCTATTCAGTCGCTACAAAATGCTCATGACAACTTGGCTAATGAGCTGCAAAGACAAGCAGACATCCTCCATAAGTATGCTCAAGAGATAGAAAGTGGCGTGAGTCACCCTGGACTGGCTAAAATGATCCATGCTGTTCTGGGCCAACAAACTTCACGTAATTTCACAAGTGCCTCGATCTGCATGCGTGAAGCCCTTATCCAGGCTCAAGTGGCCTATGTGGCATGCAGATTCCGTGCCATGCATGAACAAGACCTGGTCTGGTGTAAACAAACTGGTCAAAACATGGATGCCCTCGTGCAGCAGCATTCGTACAATGTCAGTGCAATCCAAGAGAAATTCGAAGCGTCCATACGGGAAGAGCGCCTGAACTTTACACGAACAGTTGCCAGTCTCCAGACAGAAAATGAGACGCTGAAGACGGAAATCAGCAAACGTGTGTCTCAGCTCTCGCGGCAGCAGGAGCACCTCTCCCTGCTGGAGGAACGGTACCAGAAAACCACAGAGGAGATGAAGCAGAAgcacatggaggagctgagccagGCCGAGCAAAGTCGTGCCTCAACAGAGCTCGTTCTCATGGAGACCACGGCTGACAGTCAACGTAAGTTagaggtgctgctggtggacaTGGATACTATGGAGGAGCGACACGAGAGTCACGTAAGGAAACTGGAGGAGCAGTTCGAACACCGAATCCGTGAGCTCCAACAAATCCACAAAGAGGAGCTTGAAAAGTTGCATTCTCAGTACATGGAAAACATTCAGCACGTCAAGGAGAGCAGACGGGCAAAAGAAGCCCCAGAGGTTTCTCACATACCAACCAGTGAAGAGACCGTGTTACCAatggaagaggaagagcagggaAAGTGGGAGGAAGCACAAAATATGTCCGAGTTGGATTCCATGGTAGTTCTGAAAGACCGCATCCAGGAGCTGGAAACCCAGATGAACACCATGAGAGACGAACTGGAGAACAAGCACCTGGAGGGAGATGTGGTCAGCCTGAGAGAGAAATACCAGAGAGACTTTGAAAGTCTTAag gcCACGTGTGAACGTGGCTTTGCCGCTATGGAAGAAACGCACCAGAAGGTGATCGAGGACCTCCATAGGCAGCATCAGAGAGAGATTTCTAAACTTATGGAGGAGCGAGAGAGGCTCTTGGCTGAGGAGACCGCTGCCACAATCGCtg CTATAGAAGCTATGAAGAATGCGCACaaggaggaactggagaagaCTCAACGCTCACAACTGAGCGGACTGAACTCTGACATTGACGAGCTTCGTTTACAATATGA ggaggagctgcagtccaTCCAGAGAGAACTGGAGGTGCTGTCAGAGCAGTACTCTCAGAAATGCTTGGAGAATGCTCACCTGGCTCAGGCACTGGAGGCTGAGAGGCAGGCCCTCAGGCAGTGTCAGCGAGAGAACCAGGAGTTAAA